One Nocardia huaxiensis genomic window, GGCGCGGGCGCTCATGGGCGTGGGCGGCGCGACGCTGCTGCCGTCCAGCCTGGCGTTGATCTCCACGCTGTTCCCGGAGGCGAAGGCGCGGGCCACGGCCATCGGCGTGTGGACGGCGTTCTTCGCGGGCGGGTCGGCGGTCGGGCCGATCATCGGCGGCGTGCTGCTGCACCACTTCTGGTGGGGCTCGGTCTTCTTGATCAATACGCCGGTGCTGCTGGTGCTGCTGGTCTTCGGGCCGCTGCTGCTGCCGGAGCATCGCGCGGCGGGGCGCGGGCCGCTGGATCTGCCGAGTGTGGCGCTGTCCATCGGCGGCATCCTGCCCATCGTGTACGCCATCAAGCATTGCGCCACCGAGGGATTCGACGCGCCGGCCATCGGCATCGGGCTCATCGGCGTGCTGCTGCTGACGCTGTTCATCCGGCGGCAGCGGACGCTGTCCGAACCGCTGCTGGATCTGAGCCTGTTCCGGCGCGGACTGTTCTCGGTGGCCATCGGCTCCAGCACGGTCGGCATGCTGGCGCTGGCCGGCATGAGCTATCTGACCAGCATGTATCTGCAGTCGGTGACCGGCCGTGACGCCTTGCAGGCGGCGCTGCTGGGGATTCCGATGGCGGTCGTGGTGTTCGGGTTCTCCATGAGCGGGGCGCGCATCGGTCACCGGCTGGGCACCCGGCTCACCTTCGTGCTGGCGCTGAGCATGGCGGCGGCGGGCAATCTCATGCTGCTCGGGGTCGGCGTGCACGGCGGAATCGGCTGGTACATCGCCGGATCCGTGATCGCCGGTGCGGGGTTCGGCACCGCGTTCACGCTGGTGTCGGAGGTGGCGGTGTCCTCGGTGCCGGCCGAACGGGCCGGGTCCGCGGTCGGCATCTCGGAGACCAGTTTCGAACTGGGCAATGGTCTGGGGCTGGCGCTGCTGGGTTCGCTTGCGGCACTGGTGTTCCGGTCGGGCGGGGACTTCTCGCCGACCCTGGGGGAGACCATCGTGCACTCGGGTGGCAATGCCGCGCTGATCGAATCCGCGCGCGAATCCTTCGTCACCGGAATGCATGTCGCCACGACGACGGGTGCGGTGCTGCTGGCGCTCATGGCCGTGATCGCGGCCGTGGCCAAGACCGGCCCGGCAGCGAAAACCGCTGCCGTGGCAGCCGATCGGGCACACTGAGCCCGCTCAGCGGCCGAACACCATCGCGATCGCGTCGGCGGCCCACTTGTTCATGGGCGTGATCACCCTCCGGTAGGTCCAGCGAATGGGCCGCTGCACCATGGCTTCCCACGCGCGGGCGAGCAGGATTCCGGTGGGGCGCAGCACGGTGCGGTAGAGGTAGCGGCAGGGAGTCACCACCAGCACGCGCACGACGTAGGTGGCTCCCCGCCAGCCGATCACGGCGGTCGCTACCAGCAGGAGCAGCAACGGGCGAACTATCCAGCGCCACAACTGCTGTAGTGGCCACACGACTAGCCAGATGCCAAGGAAGGTCAGTGCCGCGACGACGGCGCGGGCAGTGGCCTGGACGCCGCGCACGAGCGGGTGCACGATCCAGCGCACGAACCACCGGCCGCTCGGCGCGAGCACGACGGTGTAGATCCAGCTGCTCGCGGGCCGGATCACGGTGCGCCACAGGGTCTGCACCGGCCAGATGAGAACCCAGGTGATCAGGAATTTCACCGCCCAGGCGATTGCCCCGACCACCCAGAGGACCGCGAGCCCGATCGGCCGCAGCAGCCAACGCCAGATCGCATCCGCGACGGCCGGGAGCGCCTTGGTGAAGAACCAGGCGAAGGCTGGACGCAAGATCTTGCGCCACAGCCAGTCCTCGACCGCGCGCCGAAGCGGCCGCAGCAGGAAGTCGAGCAGGAACGCACCGATCGGGGTGAGGATCATGCCCCACAGCAACTGCTGGATCAGCAGGCCCCACAGGTAGTCCTTGACGAAGAACCAGGCGGGGCGGATCACCCAGTACCAGAACAGTTTCCCGGCGGGCACCAGCAGCCGATCGCGAAGGTAGCGCAGCCCAGCCACGATCATCCGCCCGGTGAACACCACCGCCCGCCACAGTGCCTTCAACCCCTCCCACAGCAGCCGCGGCGGCAGGAAGATCAAGACCGCGACCGCGCGGGCAATCCAGCCCGCGATCGAAACCTCTTCCCGCGCCTGATCATCCGGCCGCGCGGGTGTCTGCGTCGACATATCCAATCCTTCCCCCGGAACACCGCCCTCCATCCTCGATGGGCAAGCCGCTCGCGCCCAGCGTATTTCCACTCACTCTCGATCATCTGCCCGGTGCGCGGTTACAGTCGAAGCGTGGGTGAGAATTCGGCACCGGACCATGAGCAGTCGACCGAAAACAACGGCCGCCCCTTCGCCGAGCGCGTAGCGACCAAGTTCTTCTATCCGACCTCCCGGCCCAGTGAGAAAGCCCTGCGCAGCGCGGTTTCCGATCAGGTCGTGCTGATCACCGGCGCGTCGCACGGCATCGGCAAGGCGGCGTCGAAGAAGCTGGCGGCGGCCGGCGCGACCGTGCTGCTGGTGGCGCGCAGCCAGGATGACCTGGACAAGGTGGCCGCCGAAATCCGTGAGGCAGGGGGCACCGCGCACGTCTACCCCGCCGACCTGACCGATATGGACGCCGTCGCGAAACTGGGCGAGGCCCTGCTCGCCGAGCACGGCCACGTCGACGTGGTCGTCAACAACGCGGGCAAATCCATCCGCCGCCCGCTCTCCCAGTCCTACGACCGTTTCCACGATTTCACCCGCACCATGGACGTGAACTATCTCGGTCCGGTCCGACTCCTGCTGGTCCTCATCCCACCCATGCGCGAACGCCGCCACGGCCACATCATCAACATCTCCACCTGGGGCCTGCGCATGCCCCCCGCGCCGCGCTGGGCCGCCTACGGCGCCTCGAAGGGTGCCTTCGACATCTGGTTACGCACTGTCGCAACGGAAATCATCCACGACAACGTCACCACCACATCGATCTACATGCCCCTCGTCCACACCCGCATGAGTGCCCCCACCGACTTCTCCGGCGTCCCCGGCCTCACCGCCGCCGAGGCCGCCGACCTCATCTGCCACGCCGTGGTCTCGAAACCGGTCGATATCACCCCGTGGTGGACCGGTCCCGTCCAAGCCCTCTCCGATATGCGCCGAGCCGCCGCCCAACGCTTCATGCAACGCAACTACCGCCGCTGAGGGTTCGTGCCTCTCCGGGGATGAGAACGACTTTGCCTGTGGTGGCGCGGGTTTCGAGGGCGTGGTGGGCTGCGGCGGCCTCGGACAGCGGGAAGTTTCGGATGGCGGGGCGGAGGCGGCCTGCCGCGGCTTCGGTGAGGGCGCGGGTTTCGAGGTTGCGCTGACCGCCCGCGCGTTCGAACATTTGCGGGCCGAGGACACTGCGGGAGGTGATGCCGCGGTCGGCCATTTCGGCCTCGGTGTATTCGGCGGGGCCGCCTTGGAAGCCGTAGACCAGGCGTTGACCGCCCTTGGCGAGGAGATCGAGGGCGGCGCGGCCGGTATCGCCGCCGACTCCGCCGAGGAGCAGGGTGGCGGGGCGGTCGCCGTATTCGGCGCGGACGCGGTCGGGCCAGTCCGGGCGGAGGTAGTCGACGGCCAGGTGAGCGCCATTGCGGGAGACCAGGTCCACCTTGTCGGGGCCGCCGGCCAGGCCGATGACGGTGGCTCCGGCGTTGCGGAGGTACTGGACGAGCAAGGTGCCGATGCCGCCGGCTGCTGCCATGACTATCGCCACGGTGTCGGTGTCCATGTCGGCGAATTGCAGGATGCCCAAGGCGGTTCGGCCGGTGCCGATCATGGCGACGGCTTCGGCGGGGGAGAGGTTCGGTGGAATCTCCTGGAGGCGTTCGACTTCGGTGAGGGTGAGCTCGGCGTAGCCGCCGGGGGCCGCGCCGATGTGTGCGACAACGCTTCGGCCGAGCCAGGTTTCGTCCACGTCCGGGCCGACGCGATCAACGGTGCCCGCGACTTCGCGACCGGGGATGGTGGGGAGTTCGGGCAGCGGGAGCGGACCGGCGGGCACGCCCGAACGCAGGGTGGTGTCGATGACGTGCACGCCCGACGCTGCGACCACGATACGGACCTGTCCGGGACCGGGCACCGGGTCGGCGATGGATTCGTAGCGTAGGTTCTCGGCGGGGCCGAAGGCGTGAAGACGGATGGCGTGCACGGGTTACTCCTGGTCCGAGCGGATGATCTCGGCGTCCAGCCTGCAACCTCAACGAGGGTTGGGGTCAAGGCCGCCCAGCGGCTGCGGGCGGGTCGCTTAGGATCGAGCGATGCGAAACCCGGAAGTGCGCCGATGAGTCTGGCGATGCTGCTCAATCTCGCCGACTCACGGCTGCCCATCGGCGGGCATGTGCACTCCGGTGGGGTGGAGGAGGCGGTGAGCTCCGGGGTCGTGCGCGACGTGGCCACGGTGGAGCTGTACCTGCGGCGGCGTATCAGGACGTCCGGTCTGGTGACGGCGTCGCTGGCCGCGGCGGTGTGCGCGGGCACGCTCGACCCCGCCCGCGCCGAGGCCGAAGCGGACGCGCGCACTCCGTCCCCCGCCGCGCGCACCGCCTCCCGCGCCCAGGGGCGTGGTCTGCTGCGACTGGCGAAACAGGTATGGCCGCAGGCGGATTGGCGAGCGCTGGGTGCGCGTCCCCACCTGTCCACCGTCTTCGGCGTGGTGGGCGCGGTCGCCGGCGTCTCCCCGGAAGAGGTTGCGGGCGTGGTCGTTTACACCGCCATGACCGGTGCGGCCACGGCCGCCCAGCGTCTGCTCGCTCTGGATCCCGCAGCGGTGGCGGCCTGCACCATTCGGCTCTCCGAGACCTGCGACCGCACCGCCCGCGAGGCCACCAAGGAGCTTGCGGCGCTGTCCGATCCGCTCCAGGACGTGCTCGCGGAACGGCACGTCGGCCGCGATATGCCACTGTTCGCCTCCTGATCCGAAAAGCATGCGCGCGCCGGGCTCGGCGGCGTCGGAGCTCAGTGCCTGGTCCATGGTGGTGAACCAGGGGCGGGAGGCGTCGGTGTCGACGAGGCCGAGGCAGGCGGCATTGATCAGGATGGCGCGGCCCGGTGGGAGGTCGTGGGCGGCGATGCGGGTGGCTGCTACCTGGCCGATCTTGGACGGATTATTGATCCGGTCGGGCCGGCCTTCGGTCGCGGCGCTGTTCTGTTCGACGGCGATTCCCGGATCGCGCGGGGAGGGGCGCGCCCGGAGGTAGGTAACACCCGGTTTACGTGCGTCGGCAAGGATGGGGGTCGGAAAGGAGCACACAACCTATGCCCCCTCATCTCATCGATGGTGAACCGCACGACCACAGCCATGACCGCCCGAAACGGGTGCGGACGCCGGGGGAGCCGGTGCGCATCGGGGTGGGCGGGCCGGTCGGTTCGGGTAAGACGGCGCTGGTCGCGGCGCTGTGCCGGCAGTTGCGGGAGGAGCTGTCGCTGGCGGTGCTGACCAATGACATCTACACCACCGAGGATGCCGACTTCCTGCGCCGCAATGCCGTGCTGCCGGACGAGCGCATCACCGCCGTGCAGACCGGCGGCTGCCCGCACACCGCGATCCGGGACGACATCACCGCGAACCTGGACGCCATCGACGACCTCATCGAGGCCAATCCGCCGCTGGATCTGATCCTGGTGGAGTCGGGCGGCGACAATCTCACCGCCACCTTCTCCTCGGGTCTCATCGACGCTCAGATCTTCGTGGTCGATGTGGCCGGTGGCGACAAGGTGCCGCGCAAGGGCGGGCCGGGCGTGACCTGGTCGGACCTGCTGGTCATCAACAAGACCGATCTCGCGCCCATGGTGGGCGCGGATCTGACTGTCATGGATCGGGATTCGACCAAGGTCCGCGAAGGCCGCCCGTTCGTGTTCACCTCGCTCACCGAGGACCCGGCCGCCACCCCGGTACTGAACTGGGTGCGTGAGCAGCTGCGGCACGCCGCCGAACACGATGCGGCAGAAGGTGTTTCGCACTCGCATGCGCACTGAGTTCGTTCCGGTCGCAGTTCGCACCGAGTCGGTGACCGGTGCGCACTGAGCTGCGGATCGTCGCGACCGCTGGCGCCCGGCCGCATGTGCATGCGGTCGGGGGTCTGGCGGCGCGGCACACCGCCGCCGACACGGTGCACCTGATCGGCACCGCCGCAACACCATTGGGCGGTGACGAGCTGGACATCTCGATCATTGTCGGCGCGGGTGCCCGTCTGCTGGTGCGGTCGGTGGCGGCGACCATCGCCCTGCCCGGTCGCGAAACCCGGAAGTCCGTGGCGCACTGGCATTTCGAGGTCGGCGCGGGTGGTGAACTCGACTTCGACCCGGAGCCGACCGTCGTCGCGGGCGGTGCCGAGCACGAGACGCTGACCACCGTCCTGCTGGCGGACGAGGCCCGCCTGCGCCTGCGCGAACGCGTCCAGATCGGCCGCACCGGTGAGGATTTCGGCCATTGGAGTGGCGAACTGCACGCCGACGTCGGCGATCTGCCGCTGCTGCGGCACCGGCTGGAGCTCGGCGGCGACGCCGTCACCGACGATGCGCTGTCCGGCCCGCGCGCCCTGGAGAGCGTGCTCACCTATCCGGACGACCGCCCGGCCGACACCGCGGGCCTGGACGCCGCGCTGCTACCGCTCGCCGCAGGCGGCACCCTATTCACCCGGACGGCGGATCTGCTGCGCGTCTAGGGCTGTGGCTCCGCCGAAGTCGTAGTAGCGCAAGGTGTTCTGCGGCATTGCCGTCGCGTGACTCCGGCGCCCCGCACGTCGAGGCGGGAACCGGACCTCACCCCCGGTTCCCGCCTCACGCGGTATTGCTGGCTGGTCGAACGACCCGAGAGATCAGTCGCCGACGACGCGCGGTGGTGCGTTGTACGAATTCACCGCGCCGATCACCGCACCCACCGCGGCGCCCGCCGCGGCTGCCGGAACGATGATCATAGCGGCGCCCGCCGCGGCGCCGAGGGCCGGACCACCGACCAGGCCGAGCGGGAACAAGGGCAGGCCGACCACGAGTCCGGCCGCCGCGCCGACGGTCGCCGACGTGAGCGCGAACGGGGCCGCCGAGGCGGCTCCGGCCGCCGCTCCCATGGCCGCGGTGCCGACGGTCTGGCCGGCGATGCGGTCGGAACGGCTGCGCTCCATGCCGATCGAATCGAGGAAGGTGGCGAGATTGGCCTCGATCTGAGCGGCATTGTCATTGATCTGGATCGCCTGCTCGGAGTCGATCCAGGTCGGTGCGTCGACGACCACGTCACCGAACCGGAACTTCCCGGGCGGCGGAGCGATCGGCGGCACCGGGGCCACGGGGACGGGTGCGTGCAGCACGCCGACCGGGGCCAGGTACTTCTTGTCGGGGGCCGGACGAGACCACTGGATGGAGCTCTTGGTGTCGTCGGGAATCTGCAGGCCCTCGTACGGCATCACATTGGGGGCGTCCGCCGCGGGCCACTGGGGCGCGTCGTCGTGCTGCGCCACCGGGTTCACCTCAGCGGGTGCGGCATTGGCGACGCCGGATCCGACGATCGCCAAGACTAGCGGTACCGCTCCCGCCGCCACCACGTTGCCGACCTTGTTGCGATGCGGGTTGAGAGCTCTGTGCTTACCTGCGGCCATGCACGACCTTTCTTCCGGGGAACATCGACGCCCGACATTCGGACCCGTCGGTCACCTGGATTGGTCCTGCGCCGGATGTCCGAAAAGCCTTGTCCTAGCCGAGAATTAACCGGAAGGGCTGGCCGCGACGCGAAAGAGGCCGGAATCCCTGGTGAAGGATTCCGGCCTCCGGCAAATCGGAAATCACTTGGCCGTTGCTGCCTCGTGGCGGAGGTGTGGTCGCGACCGTGACCGCAGCGACGACCGGAACGGGTTACTCCTCGACGGCAACCTCATCGGTGACCGCCGCCGCCTCGGTGCCGGCCTCGTCGGCGACCGGCGCACCCTCGGTGGCCGGGGCCATGTAGCCGTTCACCGCGCCCACCGCGGCGCCGATTCCGGCGCCGATGGTCGCCGCGGGCACCGCGATCAGTGCGACGGCGGCTGTCGCGCCCACGGCGGGCCCGAACACCCAGCCCGCGGGAGCGAACGGCGTGCCCGCCATCGCGCCGATGAACCCGCCCATGACCGCACCGGCCACCTCGAGCGGCGCGGCCACGGCCACACCCACGCCCGCGCCGACGGCAGCGGTGCCGACGGTCTGAGCGGCGATGCGGTCGGAGCGGCTGGGCTCGAAGCCGGCCGAGTCGAGGGTGCGGGCGAGATCCGCTTCCGCCTCTCCGACAAGGGAATTCACCGTGGCCGCCTGCTCGGCGTTCATCCACTCCGGAATGACGAGCACGGTGTCGCCGAAGCGGAGCATGCCGTCGGGCGCGGCAATGGGGGCCACATCGGGGGCCGCCATCGGGTCCGGTGCGCGCAACTGCTGCACGTCGACCGCGGCGAGCGGGCCATTGGGGATGGCGCGCACTCCGGTGGCCGAATTGCGGTCGACCAGAACGGGTGCCGCCGCCACGGCGGGCTCGACCCCCTCGGCAGCGGCCTCCACGCCCTCGGCCGCCGGCTCGACGCCCTCGGCGACGGCCGCGCTGTCGGTCGCCTCGGCCTCGGCCGCGGCCGGTGCGGGGCCGAGCAGGCCGCGCATGCCCTCCGCCAGTTCCGGCGGCACCGCGACTTCACCGAACGGCGAATCGACCGTCACATTGGGGTCGGCCGGATCGACGGGAGCGACGGCGGCCGGTGCCGAGTCCTCACCCGGAACCGGGTCCGCCGAGGCGGTTCCGGCCACGGCCAGCGCGGTGACCAGCGGCAGCGCACCGGCTACGGCGATGGAACCAAGACGCCGGCGGCGCGGCGAAATCTGATCAACCTGTTGGCGTTTGCCCATGGATGACCTTTCTCACGAATGTCAACAGATGTATGACATTCGCTCCGGCGCACCCGCCGGATAGGTCAAGGCGTCAGCCCGGTCGCGACAGGGGTGATCGTGTCGCGAAATCAGGCCGCGGGACCGGCTTTCGTGTTCGCCACGGATTTGCCGTTCCCCGAAGAGTTTTCGGTTCCGAGCTGTTTGGCGAGCTCGCGGGCGTCCTCCGGCGAATCCAGGGCTTCCAGCGCGAGCCGCGCGAACACCCACTGCTCGGTGGCGGCCATCTGCCCGCGGTGGCGGCCCAGGAAGGAGACCGCCCATTCGAGCACGGTGACGAACCGGCTGCGGAATCCGATCAGATACCACAGGTGCAGTCCCAGCCACGCCAGCCAGGCGATGAAGCCGCTGAACTCCAGCTTGCCGACCTGGCACACCGCGTTGAAGCGCGACACGGTGGCCATGGAGCCCTTGTCGAAGTACTTGAAAGGCTTACGCTCCGCGGGCTTTTCGCCCTTGAGCTCGGCCTTGATGGCCTTGGCCGCGTAGGTGCCGCCCTGAATCGCGCCCTGCGCCTGTCCCGGCACGCCCGGCACGGACATGAGGTCGCCGACCACGAACACGTTCGGGTGGCCCTTGATGGTGAGGTCCGGTTCGACGATCACGCGGCCCGCGCGATCGACCTCGGTGCCGTCGGACTTTTCGGCGAGCAGCTTGCCCAGCTCGCTGGCCTGCACACCGGCCGACCACACCTTGCACGCCGACTCGATGCGCCGCACGCCGTCGCCGTCCTTGATGGTGACCCCGCGCGCGTCCACATCGGTGACCAGCGCGTTGAGCTGGATCTCGACGCCCATCTTCTCGAGCCGCTTGTGCGCCTTCATGCCGAGCTTGGGGCCCATGGGCTTGAGCACGGCGTCCGCGCCCTCGACCAGGATGACGCGGGTGTCGCGCGGATCGATGTTGCGGAAGGATCCTTCCAGGGTGCGATCGGCGAGTTCGGCGATCTGCCCGGCCAATTCGACGCCGGTCGGGCCCGCGCCGACCACGACGAAGGTCATGAACCGGTCGCGCGTCTCCTGATCGGTGGCCAGTTCGGCCTCCTCGAACGACCCGAGGATGCGTGCGCGCAGTTCGAGCGCGTCGTCGATGGTCTTCATGCCGGGCGCGTAGGTGGCGAAGTGATCGTTGCCGAAGTAGGACTGCTGCGCGCCGGTCGCCACGATGAGGCTGTCGAACGCGGTGACGGTGTCCTGGTTCAGCAGCCGCGAGGTCACGGTGTTGTTCACCAGGTCCACATCGTGCACGTCGCCCATGATGACGCCGACGTTCTTCTGCTTGCGCAGCACGATGCGGGTGGCGGGCGCGATCTCGCCGACGGACAGAATGCCGGTCGCGACCTGGTACAGCAGCGGCTGGAACAGGTGCGTGGAGGTCTTGGAGATCAGCGTGATGTCGACGTCGGCCTTCCGCAGGTGCTTGCAAGCGAAGAGCCCACCGAACCCGGATCCGATAACCACCACCCGATGGCGCTGGTCAACCTGTGCGTCGGCGTTCATCTAAGTCCCTGCTCCTGCCCTACGGTGAAATTACGACACTTCACGCACAACCGTATCGCGGCGTGAGGTGCAACGACCAATCAGGACCAATCGGAAAACGGACCATCGCGACATCCCACTCGAAAATACAATATGGGCGGTCGCGCAGGGGGCAATGGCGCGCTTCCGATTGATCCGTCGTCGCCTGCCTCAGCGGCCGGCGAACAGGAGCTGGGCCACCTTGGTGGTGGTCTCCGCGCCGTCGGTGTATCCGCCCTGATCACCCTGATCGGTCATGATCGCGAGGGTGTAGCGCTCACCGGGCCCGGCGAAACCGACCGAGTTGACCACCCAGCCGCCCTGTTCGGCGGACCAGCCGTTCTTGAGACCGGGGCGCATGGCCGCGCCCGCGCCCCACACGCCCCAGTGCTGGTTGGCGTCGACCTGGCGCATGCGGTCGATGAGGTAGGCGCGGTCGTCGGGGTGCATGCGGGTGAGGACGTCGTCCATCAGGCGGTCCAGGTCCGCGGGGGTGCACTGCTGAAAACCCCAGTCGGGGAAGAGCTTGAACTGCTCGACGGCGGTGGTGGGCGGGAAGGGGACCAGCCCGGTCATGCCGTTGGAGCGGAAGGCGTTCTGGAAGGACATGCGGTCGATGCCGGCGTACTTGTTCCAGAGGATGTCGGCGGCATTGTCGTTCGAGGTTGCCAGCATGGATTCGAGCAGGGCGCGATCGCCGCCGTCGAGGGTGATGGCGCCGACGCGGGCGCGGTTCAGCAGATCCTCCGCGATCGCCAGTTTGATGGTGGAGGCGGTCCAGAACATGGTGTCGGCATTGGCATTCCGATAAACGCCGCCCGTAACCCGGTCGCGCACCACGTATCCCGTCACGCCGGGACGGGTGCGCAAATAGTTGTCCACGGCGGTGATGCGATTGGACATATCGCAGTCGAAGCCACCGGCGCAGGTCTGCGTGGCGACCGGCCACGCGCCCGCGGTGGGCACTATGAGGGGCGCGGCCGGAATCAGCGCGGCGGCGGCGAGAACGGAAGCGGAGGCGGCCACGCGGTTGCGCCGGGCCATCGGAGAACGCACGGTGCAAAACAATAGACACCACAATGCCCGGTTTGCACGTCTTGAGCTCCGCCGCTGCGTGTGCTAGCGAAATGTCGCTGGCACAAAGGTTTTCGAGACGCGGTCGGCGCGTCCGGCGGGACGGCTGCGGACTTCAGCGGAATGCCGCGCGTAGTTCCTCGATGCTGCGTCCATTGAGGCGATAGCAATGCTCGAACGCCTCGGTGTGGTGATCGCGTGCCCAGGACTGCAGCACGACGGTGCGGCCGTAGAACCGTGAGTTGATCAGCTCCCAGCGGTCGCCTACCCGTCGAACCGTGAACCCGGCTCTGGGAACCAGTGGAATCACCGATGCAGACATCGACCCGAACCAGCCTTTCCTCACCACGCGCGACTCCCCGAAAAGCACTGTCGCATACCACACTCGAATTTCGGAGTGACGCGCCCTAGCAAATCGAAGGCATGTGGCGGGTGCCACACGGCGAGCCGGACGGGCCGGTGTTTGCATGTCGTTCGCCGACTGTATAGACACACCTGGTGCACATTCATCGTGCCGAGCGTGCGGACACGCTCGCCGACGCGCTGGCCGAGCTGCTCGCCGAACCGCTCGGCGATCCGTTCACCCCGGAAGTGGTCGCGGTCCCGGCCAAGGGGATCGAGCGCTGGCTCGAGCAGCGGCTCGGCACCGTGCTCGGCAGCGGTGCGGTGGCCGACGGGATTTCGGCCAATATCGACTTCGCGGATCCGGCCGGGCTGGTCGCGGCGGTGCTGTCGGAGGCGACCGGCATGGTGCCCGAGGAGGATCCGTGGGCGCCGGAGCGGCTGGTGTGGACACTGCTGCCGGTGGTCGACGAGGTGCTGTCCGAGCCGTGGGCGGCGGTGGTGGCGCGCCATCTGGGACATGGGAATCCGGCCGGGTACCGGGTGGGGCGGCGGTATGCGACGGCGGCGCGGATCGCGGAACTGTTCGCCTCGTATGGGACGCAGCGGCCCGCGCTCATCACGGACTGGGCGGCCGGTATCGACAGTGATGGGGCCGGGAACCCGCTGCCCGAGGATCTGCTGTGGCAGCCGCAGCTGTGGCGGCGGCTGCGTGCTGCCGTGGGCGTGCCGAGTCCGGCCGAGCGGCTCGAATCCGCTTGTGCGCGACTGCGAGACGAGCCGGGCGTGGTGTCGCTGCCGGAGCGCATCTCACTGTTCGGCGTAACCCGATTGGCGACCGACCAGTTGGAAGTGCTGTCGGCGCTGTCCCACGGACGACAGGTCCACCTGTGGCTGGTGCACCCCAGCCCGGCCCTGTGGACCAAACTCGCCGACGCCGAGGTCATCCCCAATCCCGGTGTGCGCGTGCGGCATCCACTGCTCGCCGCGCTGGGACGGGACGTGCGCGAGCTGCAACAGCGCCTGTCGGCCTACGACCACATCGACACCTACCACCCGCAGCCTGCGGCCAGGACAGCTGCCGACAGCGGGCCGAGTGAAACGTCCGGCCGGGATTCGCGGCTTGCCGCGGTAGGCTCGCGCACCCTGCTGACGGAGTTGCAGGCGGCCATCCGGCAGGACCGATGGTCGTTGCTGCCGGATCCGGCGCTGGCGGACGGCAGTATCACCGTGCATTCGTGTCACGGGCCGGCGCGGCAGGTGGAGGTGCTGCGGGACGCGCTGCTCGGAATCTTCGGGGCGGACCCGACTTTGGAGCCGCGCGATGTGATCGTCATGTGCCCGGACGTGGAGAGTTATGCGCCGCTGGTGCGGGCGGCATTCGGCCAGTGGTCTCTCGATGGGGCCGAGCC contains:
- a CDS encoding tat pathway signal sequence yields the protein MARRNRVAASASVLAAAALIPAAPLIVPTAGAWPVATQTCAGGFDCDMSNRITAVDNYLRTRPGVTGYVVRDRVTGGVYRNANADTMFWTASTIKLAIAEDLLNRARVGAITLDGGDRALLESMLATSNDNAADILWNKYAGIDRMSFQNAFRSNGMTGLVPFPPTTAVEQFKLFPDWGFQQCTPADLDRLMDDVLTRMHPDDRAYLIDRMRQVDANQHWGVWGAGAAMRPGLKNGWSAEQGGWVVNSVGFAGPGERYTLAIMTDQGDQGGYTDGAETTTKVAQLLFAGR